A window of the Arachis duranensis cultivar V14167 chromosome 5, aradu.V14167.gnm2.J7QH, whole genome shotgun sequence genome harbors these coding sequences:
- the LOC107488943 gene encoding UDP-glycosyltransferase 74B1 encodes MVLQKHNNVHVLLLPYPAQGHINPLVQFAKRLASKGVKATIATTHYTVNTINAPNVGVEAISDGFDNGGFAQAKNVQLFLTSFRTVGAKTLSQLIERFQQTTTPVTCIVYDSFFPWALDVAKRHGVYGAAFFTNSAAVCNIFCRIHHGLLELPVEKEDLPLFVPGIPPLDLPDLPSFIRFPESYPDYLAMKLSQFSNLNKADFMFVNTFEALESEAVNGIRELCPAKLIGPMVPSAYLDGRIKGDRGYGASLWKPLSEECSDWLETKASKSVVYISFGSMVSLSNEQIEEVALGLEQSGMNFIWVLRQSEHAKLPKGYEEMVKEKGIIVTWCNQLELLEHQAIGCFVTHCGWNSTLETLSLGVPVVCLPQWADQLPDAKYLEQVWEVGVRPKEDESGVVRKEEFVRSLKMVMEGKRSEEIRSNASKWMKLAREAVGEGGSSDKNINEFVEHLRGAHVTANLNDY; translated from the exons atgGTTCTCCAAAAGCACAACAACGTCCATGTCCTACTCCTACCATACCCAGCACAAGGCCACATCAACCCACTGGTCCAGTTCGCAAAAAGATTAGCCTCAAAGGGCGTTAAAGCCACCATAGCCACCACTCACTACACGGTCAACACCATCAACGCCCCAAACGTCGGCGTAGAAGCAATATCCGACGGCTTCGACAACGGCGGCTTCGCGCAAGCCAAGAACGTGCAGCTCTTCCTAACCTCCTTCAGGACCGTTGGCGCCAAAACTCTCTCGCAACTAATCGAACGGTTTCAACAAACTACCACGCCAGTCACGTGCATTGTATATGACTCATTTTTCCCGTGGGCGCTTGATGTTGCCAAACGACACGGCGTTTATGGTGCCGCTTTCTTTACCAATTCTGCTGCCGTTTGTAACATATTCTGTCGTATACACCATGGCCTTCTTGAGCTTCCTGTGGAGAAGGAGGATTTGCCGTTGTTTGTTCCCGGGATTCCGCCGTTGGATTTGCCGGATTTGCCTAGCTTCATTAGGTTTCCGGAGAGTTACCCTGATTACTTGGCCATGAAATTGAGCCAGTTCTCTAACTTGAACAAGGCTGATTTTATGTTTGTCAACACTTTTGAAGCTTTAGAAAGTGAG GCGGTGAATGGCATAAGAGAGTTATGTCCAGCAAAGTTGATAGGGCCAATGGTCCCTTCTGCATACTTAGATGGAAGAATCAAAGGTGACAGAGGCTATGGAGCAAGCTTATGGAAGCCATTAAGTGAAGAATGCTCTGATTGGCTTGAAACAAAGGCATCAAAATCAGTAGTATACATCTCATTTGGAAGCATGGTGTCACTCTCAAATGAACAAATTGAGGAAGTGGCATTGGGGTTGGAGCAAAGTGGCATGAATTTCATTTGGGTCCTAAGACAATCTGAACACGCAAAATTACCAAAAGGGTACGAAGAAATGGTCAAAGAGAAGGGCATAATTGTCACATGGTGTAACCAACTTGAACTGCTGGAACACCAAGCCATAGGGTGCTTTGTGACACATTGTGGTTGGAACTCAACTCTGGAGACGTTGAGCCTCGGCGTGCCGGTGGTGTGCTTGCCGCAATGGGCCGACCAATTACCGGATGCCAAGTATTTGGAGCAAGTTTGGGAGGTTGGTGTGAGGCCCAAAGAGGATGAGAGTGGTGTTGTTAGGAAGGAAGAGTTTGTTAGAAGTTTGAAGATGGTTATGGAGGGTAAGAGGAGTGAAGAAATTAGAAGCAATGCTAGCAAGTGGATGAAGTTGGCTAGGGAGGCAGTTGGTGAAGGTGGGAGCTCTGATAAGAACATCAATGAATTTGTGGAACATTTGAGGGGTGCACATGTGACTGCAAATTTGAATGACTACTAG
- the LOC107488942 gene encoding uncharacterized protein LOC107488942, protein MGPVSFELVRAELRAKKEGNEDPSQSEMFVVTHTNKKGETDSGTQETIDHLQNLKQAGYSDDEALQTVFGKERHGRVRFYGRSVTKSSLKKDKQIRQMQQQHAEVVSTMEKNQNNLTSKLDGLTSLIKTVLQQVNPGMSAEQVQVMIEAAQQSPPDASSAPNDAR, encoded by the exons ATGGGTCCAGTTAGTTTTGAATTAGTACGAGCTGAATTG CGTGCAAAAAAAGAGGGCAATGAAGATCCATCACAGTCTGAGATGTTTGTTGTAACTCATACTAACAAGAAAGGAGAGACTGATTCGGGAACACAAGAGACGATT GATCATCTTCAAAATTTGAAGCAAGCTGGATACAGTGATGATGAAGCGCTTCAAACAGTTTTTGGAAAGGAGAGACATGGTAGAGTTCGTTTCTATGGTCGATCAGTCACAAAATCCTCTCTTAAAAAGGATAAGCAAATCCGACAAATGCAACAACAACATGCTGAAGTGGTTTCAACTAtggagaaaaatcaaaataacttAACTTCCAAGTTAGATGGTTTAACGAGCTTGATCAAAACGGTGTTGCAACAAGTTAATCCTGGTATGAGTGCGGAACAAGTGCAAGTAATGATAGAAGCTGCCCAACAATCTCCACCTGATGCAAGTAGTGCACCAAATGATGCGAGGTGA